The genomic segment CGCATCGTCGCGCGCCCTGCCAACAACTTCCTGCCATTGCCGGATGGCCGCTATCTGCTCTCGGCACCCGGCCGCACCCAGGCCGAAGTCGCGAAGTTCTCCGAGCGGGATGCGCAGCGCCTGCCCGAATATGAGGCACGCCTGGAGATCTTTGCCGACGTGCTGCGCGCGTGGGCCCTGCGCGCACCGCCGGATATTGGCGTTGCAGGTGGTTGGCGAGCCCTGCCCGCACTGTGGCAGATGGGTCGTCTCGGGCGCGAACTGTCGACGCTGGATCCCTCGCTGCGGCAGGAACTGCTGGACCTGTTCACGCTGTCGGCGGCGGAGTATCTGGACCGCTGGTTCGAGAGCGAGCCGATCAAGGCGCTGTTCGGTTTCGATGGCATCGTCGGCAACTACGCCAGCCCGTATACCCCGGGCAGTGCCTACGTGCTGCTGCACCACGTGTTCGGCCAGTGCAACGGCGTAAACGGCGCTTGGGGCCACGCGATTGGTGGCATGGGCGCGATCAGCCAGGCCATCGCCGCCTCGGCGCGCGCGGCCGGTGCGGAACTGCGCGTGCAGGCCGGCGTGCAGCGCGTGCTGATCGAGCAGGGCCGCGCGGTGGGCGTGGAACTGGCCAACGGCGAAACCCTGCGCGCACGCGCGGTGATCGCCAACGTCAACCCGAAACTGCTCTACGAACATCTGCTGGAACCGGCGCACGTACCGCCCGCCACACGCGAACGCATGGCGAACTGGCGCTGCGGGTCCGGCACGTTCCGGATGAACGTGGCGCTGTCGCGGCTGCCGGAGTTCCGCGCCCTGCCCGGCCCCGGCGATCACCTCAGCGCCGGCATCATCATGGCGCCCAGCCTGGACTACATGGACCGCGCCTGGCTGGATGCGCGCCGCGAAGGCTGGTCACGCGAACCGATCGTGGAGATGCTGATTCCGAGCACGCTGGACGATTCGCTGGCACCGCCCGGGCAGCATGTGGCCAGCCTGTTCTGCCAGCACGTGGCACCGGTGCTGCCCGACGGCCGCCACTGGGATGATCATCGGGACACCGTGGCCGACCTGATGATCGCCACCGTCGAACGCTATGCGCCAGGGTTCGCCGGCAGCGTGCTGGGCCGCCAGGTGCTGTCACCGCTGGATCTTGAACGGACCTTCGGCCTGATCGGTGGCGACATCTTCCACGGTGCGCTCAGTGCCAACCAGTTGTTCTCGGCGCGGCCGATGGTCGGCCAGGCCGGCTACCGCGGCGCGCTGCCCGGGCTGTACCTGTGCGGTTCGGGCACCCATCCGGGCGGCGGCGTTACCGGTGCACCGGGGCACAATGCCGCGCAGGTGGTGTTGCAGGATGGGTAGGTGCCAACCTTGGTTGGCACAGAGCGGCAGAGTGAACGCCAACCGAGGTTGGCATCTACCCGCGTGGGACAAGGTGTGCCGATCAACGGTCGGCACCTACCCGCGTGAAGTGGGGCGCATAGCGCCTCACTTCACGCTGCGCAGATGGTTCGGTCGATTCGGCGGGCCCGGCGGCCGACGCTTGTTGAACGGCGGCTGCCCGCGCCAATAACGGATCAACAACCAGCCGAACAGCATGCCGCCCAGGTGCGCGAAGTGGGCCACGCCCGGCTGCCAGCCGGTCATGCCCAGCACCAGTTCACCCACGCCGAACAGGATCACGAAGGTCCGCGCCTTCATCGGGATCGGCGGGAACAGCAGCATCACCCGCTGGTTGGGGAACAGCATGCCGTAGGCCAGCAGCAGGCCGAACACGCCGCCGGACGCGCCCAGCACCGTCGCCGGGTTCTCTAGCAGCGTCCCCACCAGCAACTGGCAGACACCGGCACCGGCCACGCACACCAGGTAGTACAGCAGGAAGCGCTTCTCGCCCCAGGTCTGCTCCAGCGGCGCGCCGAACATGAAGACTGCCAGCATGTTGAAGAACAGATGGCCGAAGCTGCCATGCAGGAAGCCATAGGTCAGCAGCTGCCAGGGCTGGAAATTGCCGCCCGGCGAGAACGCATCGAAGCCCTGCTGCAACGGTTGCAGCATGAACGGCTCGAAGGTCTGCATGCCGAGCAGGAACGGCTGCTGCAGCAGGAACAGGATCGCGTTGGCGATCAGCAGGGCCTTGGTGACGGTTGGCAGTCGCGGGAACATGGGAGCACCGGCATGGATCGGACTCCATCATAGCCGCAGCACCCGGCCTTGTTGGCGACCGCCAGGCACGGCCTGTTCAGTCGCCAGCCCTGCTCAGCCCGGCCCCCACACTGCCGCATCCAGCGCTGCGGCCGGATCGGTGGCCTGCATCCGTACCCGGCCGTTCTCCACCACCACGCCTTCGGCGCGCAGCCGTTGCGATTGCTCGCGCCAGCCCGCCGAGCCTTCTTCCATGGCGATGCGCCCATCCGAGCGCAGCACGCGATGCCAGGGCAGGTCCGGGTCGTCGTTCTGGCCGAGGATCCGCGCGGTCAGCCGCGCCCGCCCGGGCAGGCCGGCACGCATCGCCACCTGGCCATAGCCCATCACCTGCCCCGCCGGAATGGCACGGATCACCGCCAGGATGCGCGCGCGCGCCTGTTCCGGCGTCAGCGCCGCAGGCGGGTCACCAGCAGTACGCCGATCAGCACCAGCACGGTGCCGGCGATCTGCGCCGGCCCCATCGGTTCGTCGAGCAGCCATAGGCTCATCACGATGGTGGAAACAGGGCCCAGCATACCGACCTGTGCGGCCAGCGACGAACCCACGCGCTGCACCGCCAGCATGATCGCCAGCACCGGCAACACGGTGCACACAGTGGCGTTGACCAGCGACAGCCACTGCACCGGTGCCGGCGCCTGCCACAGCAGCGGCAGCGGATGGGTGACCGCGAAATGCAGCAGCACCAGCACGCTGGCCACGCAGCTGGCGTAGGCGGTCAGCCGTACCGCACCGATGCGCGCGACCACCTGGCCGCTGCCGAACAGGTACAGTGCGTAGCTGAGCGCACTGCCCAGCACCAGCAGGCTGCCGATGATGATCTGCCCGCCCTCGCGCTGCAGGTCGTGGCCGAACGCCAGCAGCACGCCCAGATAGCTCAGCACCAGCGCGCCGACCTGCCATCGGCCGGGTCGCTGGCGTGCCAGCAGCACGTTGATCAACAGCACCAGGGTTGGATTCAAGTACAGGATCAGCCGTTCCAGGGTCACGCTGATGTACTGCAGCCCCTGGAAGTCGAGCAGGCTGGACAGGTAGTAGCCGGTGAAACCCAGCCACAGCACCCGGGCGCGGTCGGCCCATGACAACGGCTCGGCCCGGCGCGCGGCCCACAGCGCCATCAGCACGAACAAGGGCAATGCCATCAGCATGCGCAGCGCGAGCAGCGTGGTGGCATCCACGCCGTGGCGCAGCCCGAGCTTGACGATGATCGCCTTGCCGGAGGCGGCGATGGCGCCGATCGCGGCCAGGCCAATGCCCCCCAGCGCGATGCGAGGGGAGGCGGTGGCGATACGGGAAGCAGGGCTGGACATCAGGACGACGGCGGGCCGCGCGGGGCGGCCCGGGAAGGCGTGGGGGCGGCCATTGTCGCA from the Stenotrophomonas maltophilia genome contains:
- a CDS encoding DMT family transporter; this encodes MSSPASRIATASPRIALGGIGLAAIGAIAASGKAIIVKLGLRHGVDATTLLALRMLMALPLFVLMALWAARRAEPLSWADRARVLWLGFTGYYLSSLLDFQGLQYISVTLERLILYLNPTLVLLINVLLARQRPGRWQVGALVLSYLGVLLAFGHDLQREGGQIIIGSLLVLGSALSYALYLFGSGQVVARIGAVRLTAYASCVASVLVLLHFAVTHPLPLLWQAPAPVQWLSLVNATVCTVLPVLAIMLAVQRVGSSLAAQVGMLGPVSTIVMSLWLLDEPMGPAQIAGTVLVLIGVLLVTRLRR
- a CDS encoding MGMT family protein; the encoded protein is MTPEQARARILAVIRAIPAGQVMGYGQVAMRAGLPGRARLTARILGQNDDPDLPWHRVLRSDGRIAMEEGSAGWREQSQRLRAEGVVVENGRVRMQATDPAAALDAAVWGPG
- a CDS encoding phytoene desaturase family protein — protein: MTWDAIVVGGGHNGLVCAAYLARAGKKVLVLERRGVLGGAAVTEEFHPGFRNSVASYTVSLLQPKVIDDLQLHAHGLRIVARPANNFLPLPDGRYLLSAPGRTQAEVAKFSERDAQRLPEYEARLEIFADVLRAWALRAPPDIGVAGGWRALPALWQMGRLGRELSTLDPSLRQELLDLFTLSAAEYLDRWFESEPIKALFGFDGIVGNYASPYTPGSAYVLLHHVFGQCNGVNGAWGHAIGGMGAISQAIAASARAAGAELRVQAGVQRVLIEQGRAVGVELANGETLRARAVIANVNPKLLYEHLLEPAHVPPATRERMANWRCGSGTFRMNVALSRLPEFRALPGPGDHLSAGIIMAPSLDYMDRAWLDARREGWSREPIVEMLIPSTLDDSLAPPGQHVASLFCQHVAPVLPDGRHWDDHRDTVADLMIATVERYAPGFAGSVLGRQVLSPLDLERTFGLIGGDIFHGALSANQLFSARPMVGQAGYRGALPGLYLCGSGTHPGGGVTGAPGHNAAQVVLQDG
- a CDS encoding rhomboid family intramembrane serine protease codes for the protein MFPRLPTVTKALLIANAILFLLQQPFLLGMQTFEPFMLQPLQQGFDAFSPGGNFQPWQLLTYGFLHGSFGHLFFNMLAVFMFGAPLEQTWGEKRFLLYYLVCVAGAGVCQLLVGTLLENPATVLGASGGVFGLLLAYGMLFPNQRVMLLFPPIPMKARTFVILFGVGELVLGMTGWQPGVAHFAHLGGMLFGWLLIRYWRGQPPFNKRRPPGPPNRPNHLRSVK